In Neorhodopirellula lusitana, one genomic interval encodes:
- a CDS encoding amidohydrolase, producing MSHSMNKNCMNNRSFSTLLVVAFAVVCSQTGWQVKLRAHDIVPGSPQKQPIVIRNTTLHLGNGSIVSNGSILFKDGMISEVGDSVRLPDSARVIDGKGKHVYPGLIDSYTDIGLREITAVDVTVDNVERGELNPNVRSWVAFNPDSELIPVARAGGVMLTHVVPGGRLLQGQSGVMQLDGWSYQDMLVKGPAGLCVNWESVMPRGGDSKDKAKRYDEQIQELDDLLERARRYGESIAADDSGSTDLRLESLLPVIRGERPVFVQADRLGAIESAISFFTSRRIPMVLCGGADAMHCVDRLAAHDIPVILIATYRLPRRRSDPVDALYSLPAQLRESGVRFAIAGEGAGYPGGASNLRNLAYQAGVAVAHGLPHEEAVRAITQSPAEILGVADLVGTLAAKHHATLIIADGDVFESGTRVVDAYVQGRQVDLGNKHKQLYRKYEQRP from the coding sequence ATGAGCCATTCCATGAACAAGAATTGCATGAACAACCGGTCATTTTCGACGTTGCTCGTTGTCGCGTTCGCGGTGGTCTGCAGCCAGACAGGCTGGCAAGTCAAACTCCGGGCGCATGACATCGTTCCTGGTTCGCCCCAAAAGCAACCCATCGTGATCCGCAATACCACGCTGCACTTGGGCAACGGATCGATCGTATCCAATGGTTCGATTCTGTTTAAGGACGGAATGATCAGCGAAGTCGGCGATTCAGTCCGGCTACCCGATTCGGCTCGCGTGATCGATGGAAAGGGCAAACACGTTTACCCAGGTTTGATCGACTCGTACACCGACATCGGACTGCGAGAAATCACGGCGGTGGATGTGACGGTCGACAATGTCGAACGTGGCGAACTGAATCCGAATGTTCGTTCCTGGGTCGCGTTCAATCCGGACAGTGAACTGATTCCGGTGGCACGAGCGGGCGGCGTGATGTTGACACACGTGGTTCCGGGCGGACGTTTGTTGCAAGGGCAATCCGGCGTGATGCAGCTCGATGGTTGGTCGTACCAAGACATGTTGGTCAAAGGCCCCGCCGGTTTGTGCGTGAACTGGGAATCCGTGATGCCTCGCGGCGGTGATTCCAAGGACAAGGCCAAACGTTATGACGAACAGATCCAGGAACTGGATGATTTGCTCGAACGAGCCCGCCGGTATGGTGAATCGATTGCGGCGGACGACAGCGGTTCCACGGATTTGCGCCTGGAAAGTTTGCTGCCAGTGATTCGTGGTGAGCGTCCTGTGTTCGTTCAAGCGGATCGTTTGGGCGCGATCGAATCAGCGATATCGTTCTTCACGTCGCGACGGATTCCGATGGTGTTGTGTGGCGGTGCCGACGCGATGCACTGCGTCGATCGCTTGGCCGCTCACGATATCCCGGTGATCTTGATCGCCACGTATCGCTTGCCACGCCGGCGTTCAGACCCCGTCGATGCACTGTATTCATTGCCAGCTCAACTCCGTGAGTCCGGCGTGCGTTTCGCAATTGCTGGAGAGGGTGCGGGCTATCCCGGTGGTGCGTCGAATCTTCGCAACCTGGCCTATCAGGCGGGTGTTGCGGTCGCGCATGGTTTGCCACATGAAGAAGCCGTCCGAGCCATCACGCAGTCTCCCGCCGAGATCCTAGGCGTGGCAGATCTGGTCGGGACGCTGGCAGCAAAGCATCATGCGACGCTGATCATTGCCGATGGCGACGTCTTCGAATCAGGCACGCGAGTGGTGGATGCCTACGTGCAAGGTCGCCAAGTCGACTTGGGAAACAAGCACAAGCAGTTGTACCGCAAGTACGAACAACGGCCCTGA
- a CDS encoding inositol monophosphatase family protein, translating to MDNDHLQVAIEAARAGAHELMSRWDNRVVQEKGPKDLVTDADLASQAAIRGILEKAYPDYAFVGEEEGENEPPESVAQGLSDAPPCWVVDPLDGTINYVHRLQSFAVSIGLYANGKMRLGVIYDPTRDEWFTAIDGQGAHCNGRVMKSSDCTALDESLLACSFRAGVTADSPEVSRFVSVLEACRSLRRLGSCALNMCYVADGRLDGYWATNVCAWDSAAGTVIAREAGATLSGYNSEPFDDWNPKFCVSSTTELHQKLLSHLAESNTSP from the coding sequence ATGGACAACGATCATCTACAGGTAGCGATTGAAGCTGCCCGCGCTGGTGCACACGAACTCATGTCCCGCTGGGACAACCGCGTGGTGCAGGAAAAAGGGCCGAAGGACTTAGTCACCGACGCGGATCTCGCGTCACAAGCGGCAATCCGAGGCATCCTGGAAAAGGCGTATCCCGATTATGCCTTCGTGGGCGAAGAAGAAGGTGAAAACGAACCCCCTGAATCGGTCGCTCAAGGACTTTCCGACGCGCCCCCATGCTGGGTCGTTGATCCCCTTGATGGCACGATCAACTACGTCCATCGATTGCAAAGTTTTGCGGTGTCGATCGGTCTGTATGCCAACGGCAAGATGCGGCTGGGCGTGATCTACGATCCGACCCGCGATGAATGGTTCACCGCCATCGACGGACAAGGCGCCCACTGTAACGGCCGTGTCATGAAATCCAGCGACTGCACCGCACTGGACGAAAGCTTGCTCGCGTGCAGCTTCCGAGCCGGCGTGACGGCTGATTCGCCCGAAGTCAGTCGCTTTGTTAGCGTTTTGGAAGCGTGCCGCTCATTACGTCGACTGGGTTCATGTGCACTGAATATGTGCTACGTCGCCGACGGTCGCCTCGATGGCTACTGGGCCACCAACGTCTGTGCTTGGGACTCCGCCGCCGGTACCGTCATCGCCCGGGAAGCCGGTGCAACCTTGAGCGGCTACAACTCAGAACCGTTTGACGATTGGAATCCCAAATTCTGTGTCAGCAGCACGACCGAGCTTCATCAGAAGCTGCTCTCCCACCTAGCGGAATCAAACACTTCTCCGTGA
- a CDS encoding serine/threonine-protein kinase — MPATTRYEPSPTVTYLGAESQSCDPKLVARYDELTRNRKVSWTGHYRLIRMLGRGGQGEVYLTEYRGTDNFTVPVAVKIFSPERFSDSRAYDEAMQRVASIAARVAMIQHDNLLDVQNFFERDRIRVMLMEWIDGYDLRQLVMPKCLELLRDYVHPKRWRYINEVIMTEGFEQSRFKAGVAVAIVRECLAALAALHREGIVHGDVKPANIMLKRSGHAKLIDMGSSIDYHNPPNERECTPLYAAPEVLENRPASPRSDLASLGYVLVELLAGVNPFSGLTTLADFLKAKWELPNQLDRILPEEVLCNQLLMNFLRGLIAPDPTRRFVSAEEAEHVEQGAAAFHRQLILSNMSTEYDNDIRLWLEELRHLEND, encoded by the coding sequence ATGCCTGCGACCACACGCTACGAACCTTCACCGACGGTCACCTACTTGGGTGCTGAATCTCAATCTTGTGACCCCAAGTTGGTCGCGCGATACGACGAACTGACCCGCAATCGCAAGGTTTCGTGGACAGGCCACTACCGCTTGATCCGCATGCTGGGTCGAGGTGGACAGGGGGAGGTCTATCTTACGGAATACCGGGGCACCGATAACTTCACCGTGCCTGTGGCCGTGAAGATCTTTTCGCCCGAACGCTTCAGCGATTCCCGGGCCTATGACGAAGCGATGCAACGTGTCGCTTCGATCGCTGCTCGCGTGGCCATGATCCAGCACGACAATCTGCTCGACGTCCAGAACTTCTTTGAACGTGATCGCATCCGCGTCATGCTGATGGAATGGATCGACGGCTATGACTTGCGGCAATTGGTGATGCCCAAGTGCCTGGAACTGCTCCGCGATTATGTGCACCCCAAACGGTGGCGTTACATCAACGAAGTCATCATGACCGAAGGCTTCGAGCAATCTCGTTTCAAAGCTGGCGTTGCGGTCGCCATCGTTCGTGAATGCCTGGCCGCCCTGGCCGCCTTGCACCGAGAAGGCATCGTGCACGGCGACGTCAAACCCGCCAACATCATGCTCAAGCGAAGTGGTCACGCGAAGTTGATCGACATGGGCTCGTCAATCGACTACCACAACCCTCCCAACGAACGTGAGTGCACTCCGCTGTACGCGGCTCCGGAAGTACTCGAAAACCGTCCAGCATCGCCACGGAGCGACCTGGCGAGTCTGGGATACGTGCTGGTGGAGTTGCTTGCTGGTGTGAACCCGTTTTCAGGACTCACCACGTTGGCTGATTTCCTGAAAGCGAAATGGGAACTTCCCAACCAGCTCGACCGCATCCTGCCCGAGGAAGTGCTGTGCAACCAGTTGCTGATGAACTTCCTGCGTGGGCTGATCGCCCCGGATCCAACCCGGCGGTTTGTCAGTGCCGAAGAAGCCGAACACGTCGAGCAAGGTGCCGCCGCGTTCCATCGTCAGTTGATTCTCAGTAACATGTCGACGGAGTACGACAACGACATCCGTTTGTGGCTTGAAGAGCTGCGACACCTCGAGAACGACTGA
- a CDS encoding amidohydrolase family protein translates to MLTISVACLAVVAHGQDIRGVAPVVGLRTHSPTDVLLTGATLVANPDHYLKDLGSEDSAKESDENASTGDVLIRAGRIVAVSDSIEPPPGCRVVDCSGKTIYAGWINAWQEVPSDSLTSGDDYWNANIVANREVRDLSSVPDAGKLRSQGFTTTVLAPKGRILGGQPSVWSLNESKDDPDNSHAGPQRIADLKWMTAALSVPRGNDSGERYPNSPMGAVALLRQSLYDAQWYRDASAAHDANPSLPQPDHSETLQTLHQALVGSTFVFDCPNERMALRAQKIANEFSLRSIVRGSGREYREAAAIAALDRVLLLPLDFPEAPDVATPESAREVDLVNLMDWKFAPTNPAEMVRQGATICLTTDRLDDPGKFLARLRTAVKRGLSRRDAIAALTTTPAGMLGLERSHGRIAAGMSANLIVASGDLFEKDTKVWKVLVDGQEFVVNEEPETKVASLVGSWKLRMPADLATQVKLAITQKDGRLSAELIGTTPKEETDEEVLEGEKEDLMESSDESVAGDTASSKTDDEESDTESESDASDETKSEEEGSKENKDEEPKEQTSKQKLKKIVQRLDQFAGQITCEDSEDALYQALGLPEGTHRVVIRSGAKSLEKVSESEPLSIEFYPIGKPARRFETSWVEPETDSDKTPEEESTDEKASEDEAPEDKDVESEDSDDSKDADGEQPPEGELASAEPEQAPEESAADEPVVEELQVVRPLGVYGRSEPVAPVTRVLFQGALVWTCEDRDDLRVPETPMDVLVEKGRIVAVDEHITVPTGEDCTIINASGKHITPGLIDCHSHAATDGGINESGQVVTSEVRVGDFIDNTDITIYRQLAGGVTTANILHGSANPIGGQNQVVKFRWGDSMDDFRFQDAPLGIKFALGENVKRNTSRYPNTRMGVEQLLRDQFLAAREYAGAHRRWSSGQRDTLPPRVDLQLQTLVEIQDGKRWIHCHSYRQDEIMATLDVLDEFGIRIGSLQHILEGYKVADRMVEHGAMASSFADWWAYKFEVYDAIPYNGVLMHNKGIVVSYNSDDAEMGRHLNTEAGKAIKYGGVPPTEALKFVTLNPAKQLRIEDRVGSIEVGKEADLVVWSGPPMSTTSRCEQTWIDGRPMFRLQDEAKLRARDEAWRNELIQELLDGKPKTDSEEPSKDDDEKALADHQTMELKEEERWLRYDEFCNSRGAQQSVQQSVQQSVQQSVQQSVQQNARQAAQQAAKSQRSEEVQ, encoded by the coding sequence ATGCTGACCATTTCGGTGGCGTGTCTCGCCGTCGTTGCTCACGGCCAAGACATTCGTGGAGTGGCCCCCGTCGTGGGGCTTCGCACCCATTCTCCCACCGACGTGTTGCTGACCGGAGCAACGCTGGTGGCCAATCCCGATCACTACCTGAAAGACCTGGGGTCGGAGGATTCAGCCAAGGAGTCGGATGAGAACGCGTCCACGGGCGATGTTCTGATCCGCGCTGGTCGCATTGTCGCGGTGAGTGATTCGATCGAACCACCACCTGGGTGTCGCGTCGTGGATTGCTCGGGCAAGACCATATACGCCGGATGGATCAACGCTTGGCAAGAGGTTCCCAGTGACTCATTGACCTCAGGCGATGACTATTGGAATGCAAATATCGTGGCCAATCGCGAGGTTCGCGATTTGTCGAGCGTTCCAGATGCCGGCAAGCTTCGCAGCCAAGGGTTCACGACGACGGTGCTGGCCCCAAAAGGACGCATCCTTGGCGGGCAGCCTTCGGTGTGGTCGCTGAATGAATCCAAGGACGACCCCGACAACTCGCACGCAGGGCCGCAACGCATTGCGGATCTGAAATGGATGACGGCCGCGCTGTCCGTGCCACGCGGAAACGATTCCGGCGAACGATATCCCAACTCACCGATGGGCGCGGTGGCGCTGCTTCGCCAGTCGCTGTACGACGCGCAGTGGTACCGTGATGCGTCAGCGGCCCATGACGCGAATCCGTCTTTGCCGCAACCGGATCACAGCGAAACGTTGCAGACATTGCATCAGGCGTTGGTTGGATCGACGTTCGTGTTTGATTGCCCGAACGAACGAATGGCACTGCGAGCTCAGAAGATTGCGAACGAGTTCTCGCTGCGATCCATCGTCCGCGGGTCCGGCCGAGAGTACCGCGAGGCGGCAGCGATCGCGGCTCTGGATCGTGTGCTGTTGTTGCCGTTGGATTTTCCAGAGGCCCCCGACGTGGCGACGCCCGAGTCCGCTCGTGAAGTGGACCTGGTCAACCTGATGGATTGGAAGTTCGCTCCCACGAACCCAGCCGAAATGGTTCGCCAAGGCGCGACCATTTGTTTGACCACCGATCGGCTGGATGATCCGGGCAAGTTCCTGGCTCGCTTGCGAACGGCAGTCAAACGAGGGTTGTCACGTCGCGACGCCATCGCCGCGCTCACCACCACACCGGCTGGAATGCTGGGGCTGGAGCGGTCGCATGGCCGCATCGCCGCCGGGATGTCTGCGAATTTGATTGTCGCGAGTGGCGATCTGTTTGAAAAAGACACGAAGGTTTGGAAGGTCCTGGTCGACGGCCAAGAGTTCGTTGTCAACGAGGAACCCGAGACCAAAGTGGCGTCGCTGGTCGGCTCGTGGAAGCTTCGGATGCCGGCGGATTTGGCAACCCAAGTGAAGCTCGCGATCACACAAAAAGACGGCCGCTTGTCGGCAGAATTGATCGGCACCACCCCCAAGGAAGAGACGGACGAAGAAGTGCTCGAGGGCGAGAAAGAAGACCTGATGGAGTCGAGCGACGAATCGGTTGCTGGCGATACCGCCAGCAGCAAAACGGACGACGAAGAGTCGGACACTGAAAGCGAGTCCGATGCCTCAGACGAAACGAAATCGGAAGAGGAAGGCTCGAAAGAGAACAAGGACGAAGAACCCAAGGAGCAGACCAGCAAGCAAAAACTGAAGAAGATCGTTCAACGATTGGATCAGTTCGCTGGCCAGATCACTTGCGAGGATTCGGAAGACGCGTTGTACCAGGCTCTCGGATTGCCCGAAGGCACGCACCGAGTGGTGATTCGTTCGGGTGCCAAATCGTTGGAGAAGGTATCCGAATCCGAGCCGCTGTCGATCGAGTTCTATCCGATCGGGAAGCCAGCCCGGCGTTTTGAGACCAGTTGGGTTGAACCCGAAACGGACTCCGACAAGACACCCGAAGAAGAGTCAACGGATGAAAAGGCGTCTGAGGACGAGGCCCCTGAAGACAAGGACGTCGAAAGCGAGGACTCTGACGATTCAAAGGATGCGGATGGCGAACAACCTCCAGAAGGTGAGCTCGCATCGGCAGAGCCCGAGCAGGCCCCCGAAGAATCCGCGGCGGACGAACCTGTTGTTGAAGAACTGCAAGTTGTTCGTCCTCTCGGGGTTTATGGGCGAAGCGAACCGGTCGCTCCCGTGACGCGAGTCTTATTTCAAGGGGCTTTGGTTTGGACCTGCGAGGATCGCGACGACCTCCGAGTCCCGGAAACACCGATGGATGTGCTGGTCGAAAAAGGCCGAATCGTCGCCGTCGACGAACACATCACGGTGCCGACGGGGGAAGACTGCACGATCATCAATGCATCGGGCAAACACATCACTCCGGGTCTGATCGATTGCCACTCGCACGCGGCGACTGACGGGGGCATCAATGAATCCGGACAAGTCGTCACGTCGGAAGTTCGCGTCGGTGACTTCATCGACAACACCGACATCACGATCTATCGGCAGTTGGCCGGTGGGGTGACGACCGCGAATATTCTGCACGGCTCTGCGAATCCGATCGGAGGCCAAAACCAAGTGGTGAAGTTCCGTTGGGGAGATTCGATGGATGACTTCCGGTTCCAAGACGCTCCGCTGGGGATCAAGTTCGCACTCGGCGAAAACGTCAAGCGAAACACGTCGCGCTATCCCAACACGCGAATGGGAGTCGAGCAATTGCTCCGCGACCAATTCCTGGCGGCCCGCGAGTATGCCGGGGCGCATCGTCGCTGGAGTTCGGGGCAACGCGACACGTTGCCGCCACGAGTGGATTTGCAGCTGCAAACGCTGGTGGAGATTCAGGATGGCAAGCGTTGGATTCACTGTCACAGTTATCGCCAGGACGAGATCATGGCGACGCTGGATGTGCTTGATGAATTCGGGATTCGGATTGGATCGTTGCAGCACATCTTGGAAGGCTACAAAGTGGCTGACCGGATGGTGGAGCACGGTGCAATGGCATCCTCCTTCGCAGATTGGTGGGCCTACAAGTTCGAGGTCTACGATGCGATTCCTTACAACGGTGTTTTGATGCACAACAAAGGCATCGTGGTTTCTTACAACAGCGATGATGCTGAGATGGGACGACACCTCAACACCGAGGCTGGCAAGGCCATCAAGTATGGCGGCGTGCCACCAACGGAAGCGTTGAAGTTCGTCACGCTGAATCCGGCCAAACAACTTCGGATCGAAGACCGTGTGGGTTCGATCGAAGTCGGCAAAGAGGCGGACTTGGTCGTTTGGAGTGGCCCCCCGATGTCGACGACTTCGCGTTGCGAACAGACATGGATCGACGGTCGTCCGATGTTCCGATTGCAGGACGAGGCGAAACTGCGTGCTCGCGACGAGGCCTGGCGAAACGAACTGATTCAGGAATTGCTTGATGGCAAGCCGAAGACCGATTCGGAAGAACCGTCCAAGGACGACGATGAGAAAGCATTGGCAGACCACCAAACGATGGAACTGAAGGAGGAGGAACGCTGGCTGCGTTACGACGAGTTCTGCAATTCTCGCGGTGCTCAACAAAGTGTTCAACAAAGTGTTCAACAAAGTGTTCAACAAAGTGTTCAACAAAGTGTTCAACAAAACGCCCGGCAAGCTGCCCAACAAGCGGCGAAGTCACAACGATCGGAGGAAGTCCAATGA
- a CDS encoding 50S ribosome-binding protein YggL, with the protein MKRRLLKKLRLAEFADWCFELDATFNPPLTALQLDVLCDDLIDAVEAAGLQFGGGGDGGSYSVIIQVGDRQPNEDDRAHFEAWFRRLPQLAFCRTGPLRDANYGW; encoded by the coding sequence ATGAAGCGTCGCTTGCTAAAAAAACTTAGGCTTGCAGAATTTGCCGACTGGTGCTTCGAGCTGGATGCGACCTTTAATCCACCGTTAACCGCGTTACAATTGGACGTGCTGTGCGACGACTTGATTGACGCCGTGGAAGCTGCTGGGTTGCAATTTGGCGGCGGCGGCGATGGTGGGTCCTACTCTGTCATCATACAGGTTGGCGATCGACAGCCGAACGAAGATGACCGGGCACACTTCGAAGCATGGTTCCGACGACTGCCTCAGTTGGCTTTTTGCCGGACCGGTCCGCTCCGCGACGCGAACTACGGATGGTAA
- a CDS encoding transposase, whose translation MSWCHLPRVATRGEGRRLIFHDESHCDRLTRGLKEEVTRSGWKVLSYCWMPNHIHLLAQTPEPNLARGMQHWLSGYAN comes from the coding sequence ATTTCCTGGTGCCATCTACCACGCGTTGCAACGCGTGGCGAGGGTCGACGGCTGATCTTTCACGACGAGAGTCACTGCGATCGACTCACTCGCGGGTTGAAGGAAGAGGTGACTCGAAGTGGATGGAAAGTGCTTTCCTATTGCTGGATGCCAAACCATATTCACTTGCTGGCACAAACTCCGGAGCCCAATCTCGCGCGTGGGATGCAGCACTGGCTGTCCGGATACGCCAATTGA